TTACTTTGAAGCAGAAGGTGAAGCAGCTTTTTATGGGCCTAAGCTTGATATTCAGGTGAAAACAGCTCTTGGTAACGAAGAAACCCTATCAACCATTCAGTTGGACTTCTTGTTGCCAGAACGCTTTGATCTCAAATACATTGGTGCTGATGGCGAAGAACACCGCCCAGTCATGATTCACCGTGGTGTTATCTCAACTATGGAACGTTTCACTGCTATCCTTATTGAAACTTACAAGGGTGCTTTCCCAACTTGGTTGGCACCTCACCAAGTAACCGTGATTCCAATTTCAAATGAAGCCCACATTGACTATGCTTGGGAAGTAGCAAAAACCCTTCGTGACCGTGGTGTTCGTGCAGATGTCGATGACCGCAATGAAAAAATGCAGTACAAGATTCGTGCGTCTCAAACCAGCAAAATTCCTTACCAATTAATTGTTGGGGACAAAGAAATGGAAGACAAATCAGTCAATGTTCGCCGCTATGGTAGCAAGACGACTCACACCGAATCTGTGGAAGAATTTGTGGAAAACATCTTGGCAGACATTGCTCGCAAGTCACGTCCAGATGCACAAGCTTAATCAATGGCAAAAAGAGGTCCTTATGGGCTTCTTTTTCTTTCTTAAAAAATTAAGCAAACGGTTGCACCGTCTTTTTTATGGTGTTATAATAAATTGTTTAGTAACGGTGATAAGACGATAACAGAAACGAGGAATGGTAAATGGTCATGATAGAAGTGTCCCACCTTCAAAAAATTTTTTCCAAAACCATTAAAGAGCCAGGATTAAAGGGAGCCTTGAAGTCGTTTGTTCATCCCCAAAGAGAAATCTTTGAGGCGGTTAAGGACTTATCTTTTGAGGTACCCAAAGGGCAAATTTTAGGTTTTATTGGCGCCAATGGTGCAGGAAAATCAACAACGATTAAGATGTTAACAGGTATTTTAAAGCCTACATCAGGTTACTGTCGCATTAACGGAAAGATTCCACAAGATAATCGTCAATATTATGTGAGAGACATTGGAGCTGTTTTTGGTCAACGAACACAACTATGGTGGGATTTGGCCTTGCAAGAGACCTATGTCGTTTTAAAAGAAATTTACGATGTACCTGAAAAAGCCTTTCGCAAGCGCATGGATTTTTTAAATGAGGTTTTGGACCTGAATGAGTTTATTAAGGATCCTGTCCGGACCTTATCACTCGGTCAGCGGATGCGAGCTGATATTGCTGCCTCCTTGTTGCATAATCCTAAAGTATTGTTTTTAGATGAACCAACGATTGGACTTGATGTTTCTGTGAAGGACAACATTCGGCGTGCCATTACTCAAATTAATCAAGAAGAAGAGACAACTATTTTACTGACGACCCATGATTTGAGTGATATTGAACAGCTCTGTGATCGGATTATCATGATTGATAAAGGGCAAGAAATCTTTGATGGAACGGTGACCCAATTAAAGCAAAGCTTTGGAAAAATGAAGAGTCTGTCTTTTGAGTTGAAGCCAGGGCAGGAGCAGGTGGTCTCACAGTTTATGGGCTTACCTGACATCACAGTGGAACGGCATGAGCTTAGTTTAGACATTCAATATGACAGTTCGCGCTATCAAACTGCGGACATTATTCAAAAAACCATGGCTGATTTTGCGGTCAGGGATGTGAAGATGACTGATGTAGATATTGAGGATATTGTTCGTCGTTTCTACCGAAAGGAGCTTTAAGATGTGGTCATTTTGGAAACGTTATAGACCCTTTCTCAGTGCAGGAATTCAGGAATTAATAACCTATCGCGTTAATTTCTTTTTGTATCGTATTGGAGATGTCATGGGGGCTTTTGTGGCTTATTACCTCTGGAAGGCTGTTTTTGATTCGTCTAAGCAATCCTTAATCAATGGTTTTACTCTGTCTGACATGACCTTTTACATTATCATGAGTTTTGTGACCACTTTACTGACCAAATCAGACAGCTCCTTTATGATTGGCGAAGAAGTGAAAGATGGTTCTATCATCATGCGCCTGCTTCGACCAGTTCATTTTGCAGCCTCTTACCTCTTTATGGAAATTGGTTTTCGCTGGATTGTGCTAATGAGTGTCGGCTTTCCTTTTTTAATGGTCTTATCTGGTATTAAAGTCATGGCGGGGCTGTCTATCTTGCAAGTCCTAGCCAGCAGTTGTCTGTATTTAGTTAGCCTTTTATTAGCTTTTTTAATCAATTTTTATTTCAACATTTGTTTTGGCTCT
The genomic region above belongs to Streptococcus pyogenes and contains:
- a CDS encoding ATP-binding cassette domain-containing protein; this translates as MVMIEVSHLQKIFSKTIKEPGLKGALKSFVHPQREIFEAVKDLSFEVPKGQILGFIGANGAGKSTTIKMLTGILKPTSGYCRINGKIPQDNRQYYVRDIGAVFGQRTQLWWDLALQETYVVLKEIYDVPEKAFRKRMDFLNEVLDLNEFIKDPVRTLSLGQRMRADIAASLLHNPKVLFLDEPTIGLDVSVKDNIRRAITQINQEEETTILLTTHDLSDIEQLCDRIIMIDKGQEIFDGTVTQLKQSFGKMKSLSFELKPGQEQVVSQFMGLPDITVERHELSLDIQYDSSRYQTADIIQKTMADFAVRDVKMTDVDIEDIVRRFYRKEL